From one Montipora capricornis isolate CH-2021 chromosome 10, ASM3666992v2, whole genome shotgun sequence genomic stretch:
- the LOC138020982 gene encoding uncharacterized protein, with translation MAFNKKGRFYERGKGLSEELKGQIVDKILETGGDRISGAFPAKWTELGDKFGVSGKTAKNVWQKFVHDGTVSPKKRISGNLPKLSTGDLQLIETMKTIKPSTSSKNIREQLQLHGNFPSGISTSTINRAIRTSLSEGKWSWKRMSRNVTHKFTRANVDYCQDFLNYMSNVDPFRLKFFDESGVSLYDCNKRYGHSPINSGCVEIGRHLKSPNITLNFLAGLEGVLYANTLDGASNTLEFLNFFDEATKATQINGNPVFMAGDILDLDNCATHHNAGGFALGQWLDTMGIDVVYLPTYSPELNPVEFAFNKLKIVLKMEEMRLLVEENLHAAVYSALDQITANDMRGFYRETGYIAI, from the coding sequence ATGGCATTCAACAAGAAAGGAAGATTTTATGAAAGGGGAAAAGGCCTATCGGAAGAACTCAAAGGGCAGATTGTTgacaaaattcttgaaactgGTGGCGATAGGATATCGGGAGCCTTTCCTGCAAAGTGGACGGAACTTGGCGACAAATTTGGTGTTTCTGGAAAAACGGCTAAAAACGTATGGCAAAAGTTTGTGCATGATGGTACGGTTAGTCCCAAAAAAAGAATCTCGGGGAATCTACCGAAATTAAGTACCGGAGATCTTCAACTGATAGAAACTATGAAAACCATAAAACCATCCACATCGTCCAAGAACATCAGAGAACAACTTCAactacatggaaatttcccaaGTGGTATTTCAACCAGCACTATTAACCGCGCAATTAGAACATCTTTGAGCGAAGGAAAATGGAGTTGGAAGCGGATGAGCAGAAATGTAACACATAAGTTTACAAGAGCAAACGTAGACTATTGTCAAGATTTTTTGAACTATATGTCAAATGTTGATCCTTTTAGGTTAAAGTTTTTTGATGAAAGTGGTGTTTCCCTTTATGATTGTAACAAGAGATACGGACATTCACCGATCAATTCTGGATGCGTTGAAATAGGGAGACATTTAAAATCTCCTAACATTACCCTCAACTTCTTGGCAGGCTTAGAGGGTGTTCTGTACGCGAATACTCTTGACGGAGCGTCCAATACATTAGAATTTCTAAACTTTTTCGACGAAGCAACGAAAGCGACGCAAATTAATGGCAATCCAGTGTTCATGGCTGGAGACATTCTAGACTTAGATAATTGTGCAACACACCATAACGCAGGCGGTTTCGCTTTGGGGCAGTGGCTGGATACAATGGGTATTGACGTTGTGTACTTGCCAACATATTCACCCGAACTCAATCCCGTTGAATTTGCATTTAACAAGTTAAAAATTGTTCTTAAAATGGAGGAAATGCGACTGTTAGTCGAAGAGAATCTCCACGCTGCCGTTTACAGTGCACTAGATCAAATTACTGCGAATGATATGCGAGGCTTTTACAGAGAAACTGGTTACATCGCTATCTGA
- the LOC138020983 gene encoding uncharacterized protein, with translation MAAVRRVPSICCLPTLILAYLFVFNWNVYSSQPYSDLFFNAAPFCRFYSFRSLGFIHFYRRASIQQRRHLKLSVRGRTYLSSRISYYPNSSSFFHLTRIIRSGDISTNPGPDKCPVCNNTVAKNHRALSCDTCNQWCHIKCGKVKPREYKKLQLVDNFSWNCPACSPLPLTTPACLHHSFNFSPSIGRDKHSLDCIVLNARSLRNKLLDFQSVVYAGKFDIVTVSETWLDDTVFDHEILPTGYTIFRRGGGVLMAFKSDITAWRRNDLESDCELLWCEFTSSAGQKILFGSYYRPPNTGIEYFELLRESFTAINKFDKVFLAGDFNLINFDWINQVPLSSETIYWNAYELLNDAFLTQVNTYPTRNNSILDLVLTTVPDLIDDLYSFQDVVESDHNSISFRIGLSSTDSRPVLKGVFNYKKANFEELKRTLSYYQNQ, from the coding sequence ATGGCCGCGGTAAGACGTGTTCCTTCGATCTGCTGTTTGCCGACGCTTATTTTAGCATATCTATTCGTCTTCAATTGGAACGTTTATTCGAGTCAACCCTATTCGGATTTGTTCTTCAATGCAGCGCCTTTTTGTAGGTTTTATTCTTTTAGGAGCCTTGGTTTTATCCACTTTTATCGTCGTGCATCGATTCAACAGAGACGCCATCTTAAGTTGTCAGTCCGTGGCAGGACTTATTTATCATCTCGGATAAGTTACTATCCGAATTCTTCATCTTTCTTCCATCTTACAAGAATAATTAGAAGTGGTGATATAAGTACGAATCCCGGTCCTGACAAATGTCCTGTGTGTAATAATACAGTTGCAAAGAACCATCGTGCTCTCTCCTGTGACACATGTAACCAGTGGTGTCATATCAAGTGTGGAAAGGTTAAACCTAGGGAGTACAAGAAACTACAACTTGTCGACAATTTTTCTTGGAATTGTCCCGCCTGTTCACCGCTACCTTTAACGACACCGGCTTGTTTACAtcatagttttaatttttcaccttCAATTGGACGAGATAAGCATTCGCTCGACTGCATAGTACTGAATGCACGCTCTCTTCGTAACAAGCTTCTGGATTTTCAGTCTGTAGTTTATGCTGGTAAGTTTGATATTGTCACCGTTTCAGAGACATGGCTCGACGACACAGTGTTCGATCATGAAATCTTGCCTACTGGATATACAATTTTTCGAAGAGGCGGCGGTGTGTTAATGGCCTTCAAATCTGACATAACTGCCTGGAGAAGAAATGACTTGGAATCTGACTGTGAGTTATTGTGGTGCGAATTCACTTCTTCTGCGGGTCAAAAGATTTTATTTGGTTCATATTATCGTCCGCCAAATACTGGAATTGAGTATTTTGAATTGCTACGTGAATCTTTCACTGCTATTAACAAATTCGATAAGGTATTCTTGGCTGGTGATTTCAATTTGATTAACTTTGACTGGATTAACCAAGTACCTCTTTCCTCAGAGACTATTTATTGGAATGCCTACGAATTATTAAACGATGCATTTCTTACCCAAGTAAACACTTATCCTACACGTAACAATAGTATTCTGGACCTGGTACTAACTACTGTTCCTGATCTCATCGATGATTTATATTCCTTTCAGGATGTTGTGGAGTCAGACCATAATTCCATTTCTTTCAGAATTGGTCTCTCATCCACCGACTCTAGACCAGTGCTTAAAGGAGTTTTTAATTACAAGAAAGCAAACTTCGAAGAGCTTAAAAGAACTTTGTCATACTATCAAAACCAGTAG